Proteins from a genomic interval of Flavobacteriales bacterium:
- a CDS encoding fibronectin type III domain-containing protein, whose product MLVGHVCKKHATFPTPNPPLADLALHADALDAAETAASEGGKDRTRLRDAALSKATDDMNLQVLYVQTVTLGDRDMTALAGMETQAVPSEWPVPDMPEGFKVRPGTLEGSIYMFCKNTRYKREYVFEMWVEDTAGGGNWKGIQVQTSGRYQHEGLERGKIYRFRVYAKNSKGRGLASSEASCAAR is encoded by the coding sequence TTGCTCGTTGGACACGTTTGTAAGAAACACGCCACGTTCCCTACTCCTAACCCACCTTTGGCCGACCTTGCACTGCATGCCGATGCCTTAGACGCTGCCGAAACAGCTGCTTCGGAAGGAGGAAAAGACAGAACCCGCTTGCGCGATGCCGCTTTGAGCAAGGCAACGGATGACATGAATCTACAGGTACTGTACGTGCAAACTGTAACGTTGGGAGATAGAGACATGACAGCCTTAGCAGGTATGGAAACGCAGGCGGTACCGAGCGAATGGCCCGTACCAGATATGCCTGAGGGCTTTAAAGTAAGGCCAGGCACCTTGGAAGGGTCTATCTACATGTTCTGCAAGAATACCCGATACAAGAGAGAGTATGTGTTTGAAATGTGGGTAGAAGACACAGCAGGTGGTGGCAATTGGAAAGGCATTCAGGTTCAAACAAGTGGTCGCTATCAGCACGAAGGCTTGGAGCGTGGCAAGATCTATCGTTTCAGGGTGTATGCCAAAAACTCGAAAGGCCGCGGCCTTGCTAGCAGCGAGGCAAGTTGTGCCGCCAGATAG
- a CDS encoding GIY-YIG nuclease family protein, with amino-acid sequence MKPLGLHNYFVYIITNKTKTVLYTGVTNNLERRLSEHKQPSTIRFTGKYKCHYLLYWERFQYVADAIAREKEIKGWRRQKKNELINGFNPNWEFLNDSVKED; translated from the coding sequence ATGAAACCTCTAGGACTGCATAACTACTTCGTTTACATCATAACGAATAAGACCAAGACGGTGCTTTACACTGGCGTGACCAATAATCTGGAAAGGCGGTTGTCTGAACACAAACAACCATCAACCATTCGGTTTACTGGCAAATACAAGTGTCATTATCTGTTGTATTGGGAACGGTTTCAATATGTTGCTGACGCTATTGCCAGAGAGAAAGAGATAAAAGGTTGGAGACGACAGAAAAAGAATGAACTGATCAATGGTTTCAATCCCAACTGGGAGTTTTTGAACGATAGTGTGAAGGAGGATTAG